Proteins encoded within one genomic window of Phototrophicus methaneseepsis:
- the phnE gene encoding phosphonate ABC transporter, permease protein PhnE — translation MSMKPESTPESDSRRALQRLLIVLAIVVGALIYSYGWAVTEIDLSLPQEERRQENVTRALRELLSPHIFDQEREVESFSASILIGCDTATPPEEPENMGEPMLIVEPTCAEPDDVVTVRALNMEPGSDARLRWVPPPDEDGEPATERPLEVLSLEREEFVIDGDGNFTGTVEVPRIRGGEGQLHDVRLLIAVPAGPIELSETAELVIDRMVQTIFMALVATTVAIPIAALISFFAARNLMRRVRLSVGTMLLSFIMLVLGFVLGNQLVVFIGQAGLQIGQGDLFQPIGALMAFVIPAAVLAIVIFVLGRLDTASAGKGPDEASHLLQAVNMVIITLTVIFIVGAIGGLGILGGEQITALGDSLRPDAATDLGSWLVQAAGNLIWSLGNILLILGTLVELFIGPITGAITAFALSGLAGSLFGNRLRRIKGVPGHILGGILGAISGAMLMAIVSMLGLWAALFGLLPVFFGGLLGGQVLLHAYRFVQASVPSLPALNPMSRMGRFLRQVIYWVGFVIVAVFLFDQLNLTRSLVDGTLPPQTQVNLLGTWLPITHYTFVNAMVGAVLAGIIGLSSSVQGVFPLGNMLYNTSRTILNIVRSIEPLIMGLVFVIWVGIGPFAGVLALTLHSIAALGKLYSEQIENIDPGPLEALQSTGANQLQTIIYSVVPQIVPPYIAFTMYRWDINVRMSTIIGFVGGGGIGLLLQQQINLLRYSDAGVAVLAIALVVSILDYLSASIRERLT, via the coding sequence ATGAGTATGAAGCCAGAATCAACGCCTGAATCTGATTCGCGGAGAGCGTTGCAGCGATTACTAATTGTGCTCGCCATTGTTGTGGGGGCTTTAATTTACTCTTACGGTTGGGCTGTGACGGAAATCGACCTCAGCTTACCGCAGGAGGAACGACGCCAGGAGAATGTGACGCGTGCTTTGCGCGAGCTCTTGTCGCCGCATATTTTTGACCAAGAGCGCGAAGTTGAAAGCTTCTCTGCCTCGATCTTGATCGGCTGTGACACCGCGACACCACCAGAAGAGCCGGAAAACATGGGTGAACCCATGTTGATTGTCGAGCCTACATGTGCGGAACCGGACGACGTGGTGACGGTGCGCGCTTTGAATATGGAGCCGGGGTCTGATGCACGCTTGCGCTGGGTTCCGCCGCCAGATGAAGATGGTGAACCCGCCACAGAACGCCCGTTGGAAGTGCTCAGCCTGGAACGAGAAGAATTTGTTATTGATGGGGATGGCAACTTTACGGGGACGGTGGAAGTGCCTCGCATCCGGGGCGGCGAAGGGCAATTACACGATGTTCGCCTACTGATTGCGGTGCCTGCTGGCCCCATCGAACTTAGCGAAACAGCAGAACTCGTCATTGACCGCATGGTGCAGACGATCTTCATGGCGCTGGTAGCGACGACAGTCGCAATCCCGATTGCTGCCTTGATCAGTTTCTTCGCGGCGCGCAATCTCATGCGCCGGGTGCGGCTTTCTGTCGGGACGATGCTGCTCTCTTTCATTATGCTGGTGCTTGGCTTCGTGCTTGGCAATCAGCTCGTCGTATTCATCGGCCAGGCAGGGTTGCAAATTGGTCAGGGGGATTTATTCCAGCCCATTGGGGCACTGATGGCTTTTGTGATTCCGGCTGCTGTGTTGGCGATTGTGATTTTCGTCTTGGGTCGGCTGGATACGGCGTCGGCTGGCAAGGGGCCTGATGAGGCATCTCATCTTTTACAGGCTGTGAATATGGTCATTATCACGTTGACGGTGATCTTCATCGTGGGGGCGATTGGTGGGCTTGGCATCTTAGGCGGCGAGCAAATCACGGCACTTGGCGATTCTTTACGACCTGATGCCGCCACAGACCTAGGGAGTTGGCTGGTGCAGGCGGCTGGTAATTTGATCTGGTCGCTAGGCAACATCTTGTTGATCCTGGGTACCCTGGTTGAGCTTTTCATTGGTCCAATTACGGGTGCAATTACGGCCTTTGCGCTATCTGGTCTGGCCGGATCCCTGTTTGGTAACCGGCTGCGTCGTATTAAAGGCGTGCCGGGACATATCCTGGGCGGTATTCTGGGGGCGATCAGTGGCGCTATGCTGATGGCAATTGTCAGTATGCTGGGCCTCTGGGCGGCCTTATTCGGCCTGCTGCCGGTTTTCTTCGGTGGCTTGCTGGGGGGGCAGGTGCTGCTGCATGCTTATCGGTTTGTCCAGGCTTCTGTACCGTCCTTGCCGGCTTTAAACCCAATGTCTCGGATGGGGCGTTTCCTCAGGCAGGTCATCTATTGGGTGGGCTTCGTGATTGTCGCGGTTTTCCTGTTCGATCAACTGAACCTGACGCGCTCACTGGTTGATGGTACGCTGCCGCCCCAAACACAGGTGAACTTGCTGGGGACCTGGCTGCCTATCACACACTATACCTTTGTAAACGCAATGGTCGGCGCGGTGCTGGCAGGCATTATTGGCTTATCTTCCAGCGTGCAGGGTGTGTTCCCCTTAGGGAATATGCTCTATAACACCTCCCGCACCATCTTGAACATCGTTCGTTCAATTGAACCTTTGATTATGGGCCTCGTGTTCGTGATCTGGGTGGGTATTGGCCCATTTGCAGGTGTGTTGGCGCTGACGCTGCACAGTATTGCGGCTTTGGGCAAGCTCTACAGCGAGCAGATCGAAAATATCGATCCTGGGCCGTTGGAAGCCCTGCAATCGACCGGGGCGAACCAACTCCAGACGATTATCTATTCTGTTGTGCCGCAGATCGTACCGCCTTATATCGCCTTCACAATGTACCGCTGGGATATCAACGTGCGTATGTCGACGATCATCGGCTTCGTGGGCGGCGGTGGCATTGGCTTGTTGCTGCAACAGCAGATTAACCTGCTGCGTTATTCTGATGCAGGCGTGGCTGTGCTGGCGATTGCGCTGGTTGTCTCCATCCTGGATTACTTGAGTGCATCAATCCGCGAACGGCTGACATAA